The Sphaerodactylus townsendi isolate TG3544 linkage group LG11, MPM_Stown_v2.3, whole genome shotgun sequence sequence GCGCCAGGCAAGCACCTGGCGACCAAGGGAGGGGGGCTGCGGGTCGGACTCGAGAGCCCTCCAGATGGAGGCGGAGGGCGGCGCCCCGCTCCCAGGGAGAGTCCCCTAAAACCGGGAGGCGGAACCCAGGTGAAGGTCCCCAGAAGCAGGAGGGGAGCCTTTCAGTGCGACACCGTTTGGCGATGGGGGACCCCGAGAAGCGAAACACCCACCTGCGAATGTGCGGAGGAGAGCGCGGCGCCAGCTCATGAAGGGGAGACGTCGGAGCCGCGGCCCGGAATGTGGGCCAGcgccggggagggcaggggcgGGCCAGCCCTTGCCGCCGGCAGCAAACCCCTCCCCTCACACCGGGAGCTGGGCCACGTCATGGCCGCGCGACCACGCCTACGGAGAGGGCGTCGCCGGGCGATGACGCCAGAACGGCGTCCACTGGATGAGAAGCCCAGGCCGCGCTCTGGGCCAGCAAGGGGCACGTCACGTGAGCGGACTCGGGACTTAGCGGGGGGACAGGAGCCTCTTGAAGGAGTGAGCCATTGGGGATCTCAGCGGCGGGGGTGCGTGGTGGGTCAAACCAACCCCGGGCTGGGGGGAGATCAAGGTAGGGAAGGGACCATTTCGTTAAGGAGGAGGGTGAGAGGGACAAACCATTATGGAAGGGGGAGACCATTGCGGGAGGGGTATTTGTCCCAAGAAAGGGGACGAACTTCTTATTTATGTgcgtatgtatatatgtatatttgtgtgtgtgtgtatagatataAGAGCAGCTCCCCTTTCTTGTACGAATTCACATATGTATATATACGCGTGTGTGTCTGCATATATGTAACATATATATAAAGCACCTCCTTTACCTTGTGAGCATGTATAAGTACaggcatatacacacacacacgaatacatccatgtgtatatatatatatatatatatgtccgccggtgtgtacatatgtacatatacaaGTGCATCCTCTTTCTTATATGTATAAGTGTGCGTGTATATACACactcatacatacatatatataaaacagtCCCTCTTTTCTTGTATGAATACACACATACCTACCCGTATACCTACATATAAGCGTCTCCTCTTTCTTGTACATATGTATACGCACAgagatatacatacatatatctcTTTCTGGAGCCCTTGCTCCTCCAGAGGATAATGGGAActtctcacaataaccctgtaaggcaGGCTAGGTTGACAGAGGGTGTTGCCCTAAGGTCCCGCAGTCCAGTTCATAGCTGAGTGCGGATTTGAACTGAGGGCTCTCCAGTCAAAGCACGCTGGCGTTGCCAATGAAGAGCTGACCCTCTGTAAGGTGATTGGGCCAGGGATCGCAAGAGTCGAGCTGAGAGCCATGAGGGCAAAGCACAGCAGCCTGCTGCTAGGTTGAAAGCAACCGTTAacctttcttgttttcttttctagCAGATGCTGTAAAAAGGCCGCTGCGACTCTCGGATCATGACCTTCAAAGGCCTTTGTGGATGTTCCCCATCCTAGAGTCTGTGCTGGATGCCCCAGAACTGTGATAGAGGTTTCCCCTGAGGTTGCTTTGCTCCAGTGGCTGCATCTGAGCTCAGAATGATAGTCGTAAATAGGGCTTTAAGGTAGGGCttaattgatatttttttttgcttaatgtGATCAGTTCTGTTCTGGAAGTCAGACCGAGTGGCCCCTGGCTTGTAGCTCCTGCAACCCTGAACATACGCTTTTCTTTTCACCATCACGTCACAGCTGTACAATCAATAAAATGtcctctggccaatcagaagccttcctggaCAAAAGCCCCGCCCTCTTCCTAAAAACTCCTGGTGCCGTGGGCATGAAGTTGGAGACCAGGGCATAACACAACCAATAAGCCATGCAATAGGATTAGTATCAAAGAACAAAATGAACGACAGAGTATCGAAGCCAGtgaagtgcagtggttaagagttggtggattctaatctgaagaactgggtttgattccccactcctccacctgaatggtggaggcttatcaggtttgtttccccactcctgcattcctgctgggtgaccttgggctagtcccagttctcttgggactctctcagccccacctgcctctcagcccctctgttgtggggagaggaagggaaaggagctggtaagccaccttgagtctcctcacaggagagaaaggtgagatataaatccaaactcttcttcttctaagtgaaaCGGAAACTATAAAGAACTTAAAAGATTTATTTCAAGGTAAAGACAAACCCGTAGAAGCAGGTGAATCGCTGCAGTGACCTACAATCCAGTTAAGAAATCAGTTGTGAGGGCCTCATGGTTCTTGTTGTGTCTGGATCGGTTTCAGGGCCTTGCGGTCAGCAGCTGTCATTAGGACCCTGGCTCCTCCCTGCAGCCTCCACACCTCTACCAGCCAGCTGGACTCCAACCGCACCTCTATCGCTTGCATCCCGAGGGTGAAATACGGCCGGGTCTACCCAGTGCTGCTGGTCAGACCAGATGGCTCAACCATCCACATTCGCTACAAGGAGCCAAGAAGGATTCTTATGGTGAGAGTTAAATTCCATCTTTCCTGGGCGAGCAGAATTGCTTCCGGCTACGTTAGGGAAAGGGATCTTCCTGAGATATGTTGAGCGGCTGGAAGGACCAAGGGGGATACAGGAAGCTTTGGCCCTTttcacacgggccatttacagcggcccagggacagcagaAATGCTGTTCAcacattgcagcagcgccgtcctatGCGGCCCCGAGTgacgtgaaggcgccgctttccacctaccttcctgagggaggtttttggaaagcccCTCTTTCCCATTGGCACGGTGCGCACCGCGCCAAAGGTGCCGCTttcctgtcccctccactcacctcgtcctccagcgtcagtctggagggctgctgagacccgcccacgctgccctctgacccctggaggtcggagggcagcatgggtgggtccctgcagccctctagactgatgctggaggagcAGCGTGAAATGAAGGCATGAAGAAGCTGACTCcatcgcggagccgcctcttctgtgcaaCAGCCTCTCGCGGGGGCTGCTTTCATGCAGCTCCCATCACGAGCGGCCCCTCccccggcataatttctgccggtggagaggcgccctttccgctgtgcggaaagggcctctgactcttgaaaactcatatcctgaaaatcttgtaaaAATATGTTGTAAAATTCCTGGGTGGAACATGTTGGCTGCTCATATTGCTCATattcacttagaagaagaagaaggtctcACTGCGTGGATCCTGATGTGGGGTCTCATGCAGGTTAGTGTTTCCTGCAAGGAGAAAGTTAGCATGCCAAGGAGAAGGTGGTTATGGCCCCGAATATGCTACTGCTCTACTTGCCTCAATTTAGGTAacaccctagggcagtgatggcgaaccttttcgagatcgagtgcccaaactgcaacccaaaacccacttatttatcacaaagtgccaacacggccatttaacctgaatactgaagttttagtttagaaaaaacagttggctctgaggggtgcgttactcaggagtaagcttggtggtagtcagtggctttgctttgaagcaaccatccaattctttgaacgggtgaatcacgaccctaggagggtttactcagaagcaagccccattgccagcaaccgagcttactcccaggtaaaggatcacgctttagtgctttgcatgaaaatcagtggggtttaacagggttacttacactgcctcaccaaaactaggtcttaggtttaatgctaatgatcgagcccagaggcccaggccagcctagatggggggggggggggcactctgtttgcacgtgcccacagagaggactctgagcgccacctctggcacccgtgccataggttcgccaccactgccctagggcagtgatggcgagcccTTATGGTACCGTcaatgccagaggtggcactcaggcaTTTCTGTGAACGTGCTAGAAGTTCATCGtaatgtggggggtgggatggaaaatcacccccccacacacacactacacatcTAGGCCTGGCCTGGAGCtaccgatcctttacctgggagtaagctcggttgctgacaatggggcttgcttctgagtaaaccctcctagggtcgtaattcacccattggaaaagttgcacagttgcttcaccaaacttactcctgagtaacgtgcaccttggagccaaccgttttttctaaaccaaaacctcagtattcaggttaaattggcgtattggcactttgtgataaataagtgggtttttgggttgcaatttgggcactcggtctcgaaaaggttcgccatcactgccctaggggatGCTGCAGACACACTGAACTGTGGCTGCAGATTTCAGGGGAAGTTGGGGAGGTTCTAAGAAATTCTGACATAGTGTGATGGgcatggccacaaaatggctgctgcaagaggcggaGCCTGTCACAATATGGCTGCCACTAGAGGTGGAGACGGTAGCAAAATGACCTCTGcaacttaccttcagtcacacagcgaaTGAAGTTCCTTGTGTCAtgctggtagctgctgccaaagcaatattttaaaaatctgcccaccGTGGCGCCCAGAGTCACCCTGTTGGGGGATAGAGCTGATTGACTTTGAAAGAGGAAGGGTCTGAATCCGAGGGGTCCATTTGAAAAAGTTCCCTTTCTACATCTAGATGCCGGTAGACATCAACACTCTCCCAGAAGCGGAGCGGAGGGCCCGGCTGAGGAAAAGGGACTCCGCCAAGATAAAAGTGAAAGAGGAGGTTCCCTTTGAAGATGACTTTAATTTGGACGACTACAGGAAATTTTGGAAGAAGAAATGAACTTCCTTTCAGAAGATTTTTAGAGCAGAAACTCTCTGACACTTCTGCTGTGCTTCGGAAGACTTTTGTTGGTGTATGAGTAAAGAGATTTTTTCCAGTTTCTGGATgtccttgttttatttttgaaggtGTGAATTCACAGATGATGCgttttgcatttgttttatttatacctgACTTTCCCCCCCAGTTGGAATTCAGGGGTCAGATCCGTCTCATTAACAGTGGTGCTTTCTTCCCCATGCAAAGAGCTTTCCCCTAAAGTGGCCGGAAATgtgttatttatgtttatttatttcatttaattcaTTGATACCCCCGCCTTCCTCCTCAGCAAGAACCCAAAGCGGTTCACgtcattctcctcttttccattttatcctccctgtgaggtagtttaggctgagagtgggtgacCGGGCCAATATCACAGCAGGCTTCCCTGGtagagtgggcatttgaaccaTAAAAGTGCCATAAAGGAGTTACATGTATGGAAAACAATATAAGAAACCAACTTCTCAGCCTTGCTGTGAACGTTTTTAATAGTTAGAAGAggaatagttggtttttatacctcatttCGCTCTACTTTCAAGGCTATAAGGGAAgcagttaagagctcatgtatctaatctggaggaaccgggtttgattcccagctctgccacctgagctgtggaggcttatctagggaattcagattagcctgtacactcccacacacaccaactgggtgaccttgggctagtcacagcttctcggagctctctcagccccacctacctcacagggtgtttgttgtgaggggggaagggcaaggagattgtcagcccctttgagtctcctgcaggagagaaaggggggatatacatccaaactcttcttcttctataatcgccttcccttcctctccccacaacagacaccttgttggtggggctgagagagtttgagaagaattgtaactggcccaaagtcatccagaaggcttcatgtgaaagagcaagagaatcgaactcagttctccagattagagtctccttttcacgtggaggagtggggagtcgaacccagttccccagattagagttctctgctcatgaggaggagtgtggaatcaaacccagattctccagattagagcctgccacttttaaccaccatACCTCATTGACTGTTGCCGGGGTCTGTTGCTGCCCCAGGCGGTTGACAGGCAGGTGAGGAGGCCTGCCTTGAAATTATTAGGGGCCGAATTTCAACAGTCAAGGGGACATCAAAAAGTCccgaggaaggggaaagctgagCGATGCAGATTTGCGGGGTGCAGTGCGTAAGCATCCGTATTTGTCGAAAAGGAGGGTTCCTTTGGGTGGAGCTGTGGGTAAGGCAAAATCTTCAGGTGAAGGTGGACTTTGAAAAAGGCCTTTATGGAAATTGGAGAGCAGCACTTGCGGACTGCTAAGAATTTCAGCAGTGATGCAAGGGAGTAGGTTTGCAACCTTATTCAAGGATGGGTTTGCTGTGGGATTCCCAAGCATTTCCATTCCACAGCTGGAAAACAAATATCGTTCTTCAACAGATATTGTTCTTCAAAAtgaataacaaaatgaatttcaacagagataaatgtaagatctACGCTTggggagaaaaaattaaatgaacagatataggatgggtgacacctgccttgacaacagtacacatgaaagggatctgggagtcttcgtgatcgcaaactgaacatgagtcagcagtgtggtatggcagccaagaaagccaacacaattctgggctgtatcaataagagtataatgtctagatcagtggtggcaaacctatggcactggtgccagaggtggcactcagagccgtctctgtgggcacacatgcacagagttcatcatggggggggggcggaaaatcacacccccacacacatctaggctggcctgggtatgatcctttacctgggagtgaactcggttgctggcaatggggcttgcatctgagtaaaccctcctaggggcatgattcacccattcaaagcatttatGCGGTTTATGTTCatagcttactcctgagtagcgaTGGCGCCTGTGAgtaaccaaccattttttctaaactaaaacctcagcattcaggttaaattgctgtgttggcactttgcgataaataagtgggttttgggttgcaatttgggcactcggtctcgaaaaggttcaccatcacttaTCTAGATCAAtggatgcaattgtacctctctattctgcattggttagacctcacctggaatattgtgtactgttctgggcaccgcaattcaagaaggatattgacaagctggaatggatccagaggagggcaaccaaaatggtaaaaggtttggaatccatgccctacaaggagaggcttagggaggtgggaatgtttagcctggagaagcaaagtttaaggggggacatgatagccatgtttcgatatctgaagggatgccatgtcgaagagggagcaagcttgttttctcctgcctcagagacaggaaggggctcattccgcacatgcagaataatgcactttcaaactgctttcagtgctctttgaagctgtgcggaatagcaaaatccacttgcaaacagttgtgaaagtggtttgaaaatgcattattttgcgtgtgcggaaggggctccttccgcacacgcagaataatgcactttcaatccactttcacagtggtttgaaagtggattttgctagtccacacagtaaaatccagctgcaaagtgcattgaaagtggattgaaagtgcattactctgcatgtgcggaaggggcccttgacacGCAGCAaggggttcaaggtgcaggaaaaaagatttaaATAGGCAGAACTGATAGCAGGACCCAGCCCAACTCAGTGCTTGGGAGACGGATCTAGCTGAGTGTTCAGCAGCTGCTGTTCTCTAGCTGcctgctgtaaggaattccatagagcagaaataaaaggcttttttggttgaaagaccgtttattcagacatcttagaaagctcacgtacacgacgtgacaggaatgaagtctcccgccagaaccacaggttataagcttctccgtcccatccccctcccggtttccccagtcccattctcatgggaacggcattctcatctctttctgtgagataaggcctctaccagagtaatagctgccgcttctggcccatcgcccgagtcctggaatccagtcaaggccaagcggctgtgctgagaatcaacaccattgaaacctttacacctgcctgcctacaggaaagaaagctgTGACTCTTCCTTAGGATTGCAAAACTAGGAACGTGGGAGCCTTCTTGATCATCCCATTCTACAGAAAGCAGATGCCGTCCACAGGTAAAGCACacagggttcaatccccagcaactccacttatttatttttttaaatttaaagcacTTACATCACACCTTTCTGCAGCCATATTTCCTTTCGCTTCTTGTCTGTCCCAAATGGGATTTAAACAGACAACACCCAGCAAAATTTTGTGCCGCTCACTTTGGCAAACTTCACAATGTGCATAAAAATGGCTTTTCAAGAGGcaaagatgatggatggatggatggatggatggatggatggatggatggatggatggatggatggatggatggatggatggatggatggatggatggatggatggatggatggatggatggatggatggatggatggatggatggatgggtggaggggtgggtgggtggatggatggatggatggatggatggatggatgatggatagatagatgatggatagatagatagatagatagatagatagatagatagatagatagatagatagatagatagatagatagatagatagatagatagatagatagatagatagatagatagatagatagatagatagatagatagatagatagatagatagatagatagatagatagatagatagatagatagatagatagatagatagatagatagatagatagatagatagatagataggaagcttttaagcagcaactggatggaaaactcctggtgtccttttaccgctgtgctatagagagtgtcctaacctactgcatctgtgtatggttctccagttgcacagtggcgaataggaaggcgctccaaagggtgatcaccactgcacagaggattatcggctgccctctcccctccttggaagaaatctatatatgcccgaagcctaaataaagcccaaaatattctgagggacccgtctcatccagcacactctctttttaaactgctaccatctggcagacgatacagggccctcagaactaggacaaagaggcttagaaagaggcttagagacagcttctactctagagctgtggctatgctaaactccgctgcttcatattgatgtatttggggctgtgtagggatgggtggaggatgatgatgtatgagtctgaaatggtgtgcatcgaggaatgctgctgtaaatttcgttgtgcgtgcacaatgacaataaaatgcttatgcttatgcttatagatagatagatagatagatagatagatagatagatagatagatagatagatagatagatagatagatagatagatagatagatagatagatagatagatagatagatagaaacagTGCAGTACAGATAAACCAAATCAAAATAAGCAAATCTGGATACTGCAGCTACAATTGGACACAGAGTAAAATTTTAATACAATAGGAAGGGGCAATCCAACAGGTGCCCTTCCAGTTAGATTGCTGCCTGAATTTGTGTGTTTCTATCTAAATATTCTTATCGGATAGTTCATCGCTGTACCGGCTGGATTATTCATTACTGCCTGTTGAGCCCTTTAGGGTTATTTTCTGATTGCTGTACTGTATACAGTTGCTCTAGACTGTTGCTGATTTCTAGGATTGCATCGCTTAGAGTTGCCCCTTCCTATTGCATTACATTCTTCCTTGTTTGCAGCTGCAGCATGCAGATATTTTGCTTGTTTTGAATGGGTTTTCAAACACATTTAGATTCATGTGCAGATCTGCGTTTTACTGTGCCAAAAATATGAATAAAGATGGCTTTGATACGTGAGAACGGTTGGTGATTGACACGTGCCAATCTTGCACAACTTCGCCCAACAAATAGAGCAAACACGCTTCTCCCCTTGAGGCGAGATGGGAGCGCCTCCCTGCAACTTGGTACGCTcccaattgcctccccccccccccagatgcgaCGCAATGGTCTCTCCCAAGGCTTGCGGAAGTTGCTGCCGGAAGTTGGGCGCTTGCAACTTGGAGCACGTGAGTCCGGGGGTGGAAGGGTCCTGTTTGCAGCGGGCAGGGCGAGATCTGGTTCCTTTGCCTGGGATTGGAAGAGAAGCAGTTGCTGCAGAGAGacagttttggttttttaaactttattttgggcTGATATGGCAAACCACATAATGCAATGAAAACCAGTTCCATTGTTATTCAAGCCCAACTCTTAGCATAGAATCTGCAAAGCTTTGGTGTCAGCAAAACTCCCAGGTAAGTTTTCtagcaaggtggggggggggggagatcgtgTGGTAAGAGCTCACCCAGCTGAAAACTGAGGCTAGCGGGCAAAGACTGCTGGACCCAGGAGATGGGGTTTCACTAagtgggttgccaactgcagcctggaaaattcctggaggtttggatgCGGGgcgtggggaggaagaagaagaagagtttggatttatatcccccctttctctcctgtaggagactcgaaggggcttacaatctctcccctcacaacaaacaccctgtgagatgggtggggctgagagagctccaagaagctgtgactagcccaaggtcacccagctggcgtgtgtgggagtgcacaggctaatctgaattccccagataagccttcacaactcaagcggcagagctgggaatcaaacccggttcctccagatcagagtacacctgctcttagccactgctcttagccactacgccactgctgctccctggacgAGTTTCATGTAGGGAGGGATGTTATTCCATCAAGCCCCccctgctccaaagactaggaccaggagtcatgggttcaaggtgaaggaaattccacctaaacaactggaaaaatttcctgacagtaagggatgttcgacagtggaattcactgcctcagagtgtggtggagtctccttctctggaggtttttaaagagaggctggatggccatctgtcaggcgggctttgattgtgtgatcctgcattgcagggggttggacttgatggcctttgaggtctcttccaactcaatgattctatgtcGATGGCAACCTTGGCAGCAAAAACAAACGGAAAAACAAATGGTTTTATAGATGTTTAGATTTGTGATTGATTCTAAACATATTTTCACCCTGTATACATCTTTTGGATCCAGGTGACTGACAGTTGAGAGCCGAGTTTGCTGCGATTGGCGGCCTGAGGCATCCAGTGCTTTCTTTGCCATGTTTGGCTCCTCGCGAGGAGGCGTGAGGGGTGGTCAAGACCACTTCAACTGGGAGGATGTGAAGACAGACAAACAAAGGGAAAACTACCTCGGTACGAAAATGCCAGCGGTCGTCTCGCGTACTTTACGATGACTCGCATAGCGTGCTCGGTGGTGTCCATGTGCCCTGCCACAAATAGTTTCACATGAAGTATACCCCAGTTGGTTGTGAGCATGCAAATATGGCCTTTGTCAAGtctggccccttcggcacatgcagaattacGCACCtttaatccacttccacaatttattctcgaaggctttcccggccagaatcactggggtgctgtgtggtttccgggctgtatggccgtgttctagcaacattctctcctgacgtttcgcctgcatctgtggctggcatcctctgaagatgctctgaagaggcccgccacagatgcaggcgaaacgtcaggagagaatgttgctagaacacggccgtacagcccggaaaccacacagccccccacttccacaattgtttgcaagtggattctgcacagctgcaaagtgcatggaaagtgcattattctgcatgtgcggaaggggtctctgtctctctgttacACTGCCCCTCACACCTTTAATTTGCAATATGGAGACTATCATACTTAACCTGCTTTACGGGGATGTTTGTTTGTAGAGTTGCTGACACAACACATCTATAAAGTTCTCTGGGCTCTCACGAGGGACCTACGTTATTCAGAATAATTTGTGAATTTCACCACCAACAGGCCTAATAATGCCAGCTGGTTTAGTTAGTTTTGAAAGAAGGTCCGCCTtgttcatggaggagaggaggccaTTAGTCTTAATGACTACACGGATCCTTCATGTTCAGAGGTAGAAACCATCTGAATGGTAGCTGGGAGGTGAGGGGGCGGGGTAATGACAGGGGAGGGTTTGGCCTCTGCTCCTAACTTGTAGGCCTAGCAGGGGCATCTGGTTGAAAGAGTGAAAGAGGACGCTCTTTCCCAGAGGAAAAACCCTTGATCTGATCCGATCCTTCAGTTCTTGGGATCATTGGTAGTAGACAGGATTGATGGATGTGTAAgaagagcttgggggggggggggggggaatacattgaaccagggggcattcattgaaaattctggggggaaagaattaggactaatcaaaggaaacacttcttcatgcaacgtgtgattggtgtttggaatatgctgccactggaggtggtgatggccactaacctggatagttttaaaaggggcttggacagatttatggaggagaagtcgatttatggctactaatcttgatcctccttgatctcagatggcaaatgcctaagcagaccaggtgctcgggagcagcagcagcagcagcagaaggcccgtgctttctcctcctgcacgtgagctcccaaaggcacctggtgggccactgcgagtagcagagtgctggactagatggactctggtctgatccagctggcttattcttatgttcttaagttcttaagagctctgctggatcagaccagcaatatggcacagaggccaaggccttccctgttaagaacctcagaagagccctgctgggtcagaccatagtt is a genomic window containing:
- the MRPL55 gene encoding 39S ribosomal protein L55, mitochondrial, with the translated sequence MIVVNRALRALRSAAVIRTLAPPCSLHTSTSQLDSNRTSIACIPRVKYGRVYPVLLVRPDGSTIHIRYKEPRRILMMPVDINTLPEAERRARLRKRDSAKIKVKEEVPFEDDFNLDDYRKFWKKK